A single region of the Zootoca vivipara chromosome 2, rZooViv1.1, whole genome shotgun sequence genome encodes:
- the LOC118080040 gene encoding actin-like: MHYPKKSKSPGPVGHRPSSKGLPSDSSSCPSDKYKDYAAVVIDTGTGYTKSGLAGDEKPRSIVPSVVGVPRYRTKESPLYYIGKSIPQRRAEVSTHQVMTHGVVTDWDALEMLWHHVFYTELSVCPEELAVLVTDSPMSPTTNREKMAELLFENFEVPAMFVAHQSLLSVYSYGRTGGLVIGSGYGTSYTAPVHDGYILPHATYRLDIAGNALTEYLAKLMGESGNPFHKEEMEVVCQIKEKCCYIPEEYEGELNADEKKYLMDYTLPDRQVISIGSERFRCSEILFNPTMLGFPEVGLHVQAINSIRKCKPERQADLLSNVLLAGGTTMLRGFSERIKKELQKMEPSKKVGILASPNRTFSAWLGGSIVASLNSFQNVWIDRQAYNEKGSFIVHRHCF, from the coding sequence ATGCACTACCCTAAGAAGTCCAAGAGTCCTGGCCCTGTAGGGCACAGACCAAGCTCAAAGGGCCTCCCATCAGACTCTTCATCATGCCCGTCAGACAAGTACAAGGACTATGCTGCTGTTGTTATAGACACAGGCACTGGATACACCAAGAGCGGTTTGGCTGGGGATGAGAAGCCGAGATCCATTGTGCCAAGTGTTGTAGGGGTGCCAAGGTACAGGACCAAGGAAAGCCCATTGTACTACATTGGGAAGAGCATCCCACAGCGGCGTGCGGAGGTGAGCACACACCAGGTAATGACCCATGGTGTCGTGACAGATTGGGATGCCCTAGAGATGCTGTGGCACCATGTCTTCTACACAGAGCTCAGCGTGTGCCCTGAAGAGCTTGCTGTGCTGGTCACCGATTCCCCCATGTCCCCAACGACTAACCGCGAGAAAATGGCGGAGCTGCTCTTTGAGAACTTTGAGGTGCCAGCCATGTTTGTGGCTCATCAATCCCTTTTGTCAGTGTATTCCTATGGCCGGACAGGAGGGCTGGTGATTGGCTCTGGCTATGGGACATCCTACACTGCTCCTGTCCATGATGGCTACATTTTACCTCATGCCACCTACCGACTGGACATAGCAGGCAATGCCCTGACGGAATACCTGGCCAAGCTGATGGGAGAATCTGGGAACCCTTTCCATAAGGAGGAAATGGAGGTGGTATGTCAGATCAAGGAGAAgtgctgctatatcccagaggAATATGAGGGTGAACTGAATGCTGATGAGAAGAAATACCTCATGGACTACACCCTTCCTGACAGGCAGGTGATCTCGATTGGCAGCGAGCGCTTCCGCTGCTCAGAGATTCTCTTCAATCCGACCATGCTGGGCTTCCCAGAGGTGGGGCTTCATGTCCAAGCCATAAACAGCATCAGGAAATGCAAGCCAGAGCGACAAGCGGACCTGCTTTCCAATGTGCTGCTGGCTGGTGGAACTACCATGCTCCGTGGCTTTTCCGAGAGGATTAAGAAGGAACTGCAGAAGATGGAGCCATCCAAAAAGGTGGGCATCCTGGCTTCCCCCAACCGCACCTTCTCTGCCTGGTTGGGTGGCTCCATTGTGGCATCACTCAACTCTTTCCAGAACGTGTGGATCGACCGGCAGGCCTACAATGAGAAGGGGTCCTTCATCGTTCACCGGCACTGCTTCTGA